In Callospermophilus lateralis isolate mCalLat2 chromosome 4, mCalLat2.hap1, whole genome shotgun sequence, one genomic interval encodes:
- the Cmas gene encoding N-acylneuraminate cytidylyltransferase: MDSLEKGSTSVCNPRGRSSRGRPPKLQRNSRGGQGRCVEKPPHLAALILARGGSKGIPLKNIKHLAGVPLIGWVLRAALDSGVFQSVWVSTDHDEIENVAKQFGAQVHRRSSEASKDSATSLDAIIEFLNYHNEVDIIGNIQATSPCLHPTDLQKVAEMIREEGYDSVFSVVRRHQFRWSEIQKGVCEVTEPLNLNPAKRPRRQDWDGELYENGSFYFAKRHLIEMGYLQGGKMAYYEMRAEHSVDIDVDIDWPIAEQRVLRYGYFGKEKFKEIKLLVCNIDGCLTNGHIYVSGDQKEIISYDVKDAIGISLLKKSGIEVRFISERDCSQETLSSLQLDCKMEVSVSDKLALVDEWRKEMGLCWKEVAYLGNEVSDEECLKRAGLNGVPADACSAAQKAVGYICKCNGGRGAIREFAEHIFLLMEKVNNSCQK, encoded by the exons ATGGACTCCTTGGAAAAGGGGTCCACCTCTGTCTGCAATCCACGGGGGCGGTCGTCCCGGGGCCGACCGCCTAAGCTACAGCGCAACTCCCGCGGCGGCCAGGGCCGATGTGTAGAGAAGCCCCCGCACTTGGCGGCCCTAATTCTGGCCCGGGGCGGCAGCAAAGGCATCCCCCTGAAGAACATTAAGCACCTGGCGGGGGTCCCGCTCATTGGCTGGGTCCTGCGTGCGGCCCTGGACTCGGGGGTCTTCCAGAG TGTGTGGGTTTCAACAGACCATGATGAAATTGAGAATGTAGCCAAACAATTTGGTGCACAAGTTCACCGACGAAGTTCTGAAGCGTCAAAAGACAGTGCTACCTCATTAGATGCCATCATAGAATTTCTTAATTATCACAATG AGGTTGATATCATAGGAAATATTCAAGCTACTTCTCCATGTTTACATCCTACGGACCTTCAGAAAGTTGCAGAAATGATTCGAGAGGAAGGATATGATTCTGTTTTCTCTGTTGTGAGACGGCATCAGTTTCGATGGAGTGAAATTCAGAAAGGAG TTTGTGAAGTGACTGAGCCTCTGAATTTGAATCCAGCTAAACGACCTCGTCGACAAGACTGGGATGGAGAATTATATGAAAATGGCTCGTTTTATTTTGCTAAAAGACATTTGATAGAGATGGGTTACTTACAG GGTGGAAAAATGGCATACTACGAAATGCGCGCCGAACACAGTGTGGATATAGATGTGGATATTGATTGGCCTATTGCAGAGCAAAGAGtattaag ATATGGCTATTTTGGCAAAGAGAAGTTTAAGGAGATAAAACTTTTGGTATGCAATATTGATGGATGTCTCACCAATGGCCACATTTATGTATCAGGAGACCAAAAAGAAATAATATCTTATGATGTAAAAGATGCTATTGGGATAAGTTTATTAAAGAAAAGTGGTATTGAG GTGAGATTCATCTCAGAAAGGGACTGTTCCCAGGAGACACTCTCTTCCTTACAGCTGGATTGCAAAATGGAAGTCAGCGTATCAGACAAACTGGCCCTTGTAGATGAGTGGAGAAAAGAAATGGGCCTATGCTGGAAAGAAGTGGCATATCTTG GAAATGAAGTGTCTGATGAAGAGTGCTTGAAGAGAGCGGGCCTAAATGGTGTTCCTGCTGATGCCTGTTCTGCGGCTCAGAAGGCTGTTGGATATATTTGCAAATGTAATGGTGGCCGTGGTGCCATCCGAGAGTTTGCAGAGCACATTTTCCTACTAATGGAAAAGGTTAATAATTCATGCCAAAAATAG